The DNA region ATGTTACTGTGAacgtctttttcttttttgtgttttttgttgttgctgttgttgttttgagagTGGGGATTGCACCctggagcacttaaccactgagccacatcctcagccatttgtatattttatttagaaacagggtcttgccaagttgcttaggaccttgctaagttgctaaggctggctagAACCAACAATCTCCTGCCAcaagccttctgagccactgggattacaggtgtgtgccaccaggcctggcacaTGAAAGTCTTTTTCAAACATCATGAATACTAAAATCAGTAGATTAAGCAAAGCAGATCACCCTCCATATGTAGGTGAgactcatccaatcagttgaaggccttcaGAGCAAAGATCATGGGCCCCGAAGAGCAAATTCTGCCTCCAGTTGCCTTTCATCCCAACACCGCTGCATCAGCTCCTGCTAGAATTTCCAGCTTCTGCCCTGAAAAATTCAGAACTGCTTGTCTCCTGTCCACAGAGGACAATTTTCTGtctccgtgtgtgtgtgcatacacacacacacacatcttgtcAGTTCTGTCTTTCTGAAGGACCTGCCTGATACAGTTCTGTGCTCCCTGGCATGATGCTCATGTTTTCAAGTACACTCACAGAGGCCAGCCCCACAGACAGAAGCACACACTAAGCACATGATCTTGCTCCCCACTTCTGCCCATATAATCTTATTTCACACAGATGCTCCATGACAATAAGATGGTATGTGTTTTTCTCCAGTTAAaatttttggtttcatttttgtaGGCCGCGGTAGGGACTATTTGGGAATTGTAGGGACTTAGGGTTTCTAACATGGCCAAgcaaaatcttataaaaatgacACTGTCTCCATTGTTTAGCTGTGATCTCAGCTGCCTCTGTAGGGCCACAAAGTGCAGTTGCCAAGGGACAAATTTGCTTCCTCTTTGGGGTCACGGGTATTGGGGGAGAATAGGATGGAAGTTATGGGAAATGCACCCCAGAAAAACACATGTTCCCATACACCACTGAGTGACAGGCAGGCTCTCTGAACAGAGCCACATGCCCTGGATGGGGAAAGCTCATGGGGGAGAGAGTGCTGTAGACCAAAACCAGAGCAGCAGCGCAAGCAGAAAGAACAGCCGTGGGCAGGGCTCAGCCAAGCCAGCCAGCATTAACTGAGTTCCGCAACATGCTGGGTGCTGACGGAAAGGGCTGACCACACCCAGGCCATGGCAGGAAATGGGAGAACCAGGGGGGCTCAGCTCTTTTGTCTGGAAGGTTCTCAAGAGTCTCTGAGCCCAACCTAGAGTTAACTCTCCACAGGGAGATGCAGAATGGGTAATTCTCAACACACTCCTGCCAGGGCTTCAGGGCCTCGATGGCACAGATGACCACACTCATTGAACGATCCCTCTCTGAAGATCTCTCAAATGTCCTCCAAAAACACAGCGGGACTTAGCTCTATCCCATGTAATCCAAGGGGCCGGAGCGAGGGCACCAAAGGCAACGGCTCTTGGTTAGGCCCAAGAGTCAAGGCTCCTCCTGGCTCCAGAGCAGCTGCAGGGATGGGGGGCAGGCCACATCTTGGCAGAGAAGTCTGGAAAGTGAGACCCAGATGTCTGCTTGGGAAGAGGGACGGGGACTCTGGAGAGGCACGACTGGGACAGCAACTCTGGAAAAGACCCCATTGAGTGCAGGCCCCTGCTTTCAGCACCTTCCAGTGATTTTTCAGATTCTTCAACATCCCTCGAGGCCAATGACCCCCATCACTGGATCCCGGTTTCTCAAATTGCAGTCTTGACTGAGATACAGCAAATGGACCTGTCTACACATCAACAGGGTTTCAagaagggagtggggagggaagaagcaaagaagaaaaggcaGGAGGAGGAATGCCCACGGGAACATCTTCCCTCCAACATTTCATTTTGTCTCATTTCAAAGCGTGCTTGTGTCTGGCTACTGTCATTTTGTTTCCTGGACAGCTCAGGGGACACGAGGACACTGGCTGTCACCCTCTCTCCCGATGTTTAGAATGAATCAGAGGAAGGGGAGCAGAGAAGAGGTAAATCAAACTTGGGGAGAAAGTTACCAGGTTGCCTGTCTTGATAAAAGTCAAGGATCCAAGGCTGGTTTCAGGCTATACAGGACAATTTGAAATTCTGAGACAGGATTTCTAACAGCATGAGGTGTTTATGGAGCCTCTCAAACGTGCTCAAGGAATTGGGCTTAAACAACGGGAAAGAACTACGTGGGCTCCAAGTGCTCTCCCctgctctgcctctctctctactgactttcttctttctccttctagaTTCATGGTTTGGGATTCCAGCCAAACCAGGACTCAGTCCCACCACCCACCACTCAGTGCTTTTGATTCTGTGAAGCTAATCCGGTTGGACCATGACACCAATCAGATAAGAACAAGAAAAGACAAGTGTCAGGGTTATGGAGGCTCTAAGAAAAGGGGACCCTGATACTGTCTGAGAATAGAAGGTGATCGATGACAGCTAGACACGCATCTCTGTTATCCTCCCATCTCCCTATTGTGGGCTGATGGTCCGATTCGTACAGGAACCTCAGCAGACACAGCCAGACAAGTGAATCATGCTCTCAGCTGCATCAGCTTATCAGTCACAGAATCTGTGAGAATCAAACTCAAAGGCCAATGTGCATCCCTTGGTCCAAAAGGATGGAGAACATTGTGAGAGCCACAGCAGAGCCTCACATGGGGAGGGGCCCTTCTAAGCTCTGGCCTGTGCCAGCATCCAGGTAGCTCACCAGTGCAGCCAGCCCTACCTGCCATTCTGGCTTAGTGGGGTGATTCTCAGGCCTACCTGGATGGGGTTAGAAGACTTGTTACTTGGTTGAATGCCACTGGAATACTCAAGATTACCCACACTTGCACTCCATCCTTGAAGTGTCCAGGTGGGTAAGTGAGCCCCTCAAAATACCACCTAGAGGGCTCCGGGGCTAATGGGCTTGGGAATAAAGGAAACCATGAGGCACAGGAATGGAGATGCCTTCAAACTTAGTGCAAAGTCATCGCTGTTGCCAAGGGTCTGTATTCACAACCATGTCCAAGTTCTCAGCCAGGAATTCCCAGCAGGGTGCAAGAAAAAGCCTCTGAGACCCCAAGAACACCAGGGGAATGGGCTTTAACAGCATCTAGTCCAAGGCCCAGGTTATAGAGATTCGGAGAGCCATGTCCAGGAGGTGGTGGCCAGAGTAAAGTCAAGGTCAAGATCTTTCTACTGTTTGCATAATGGTATCTACATCAGGGGCTTCCAAATGCTGTGTTCAGTGAGAGAATGAGGGAGACATCAAATCCTCCCTTTGCCTGGGGAAGGGCGCACCTCCCTGTAGAGTGGTCCCACTCTGCTGGGTGCTAGCTAAGAGTTCTTCAAGACTGAGAAAAGGAGGCCCTCTGAGACATGAGCTAACCTGTGATAGACCCATGGCCCAGAAGTCGGTAGTCCTTGGCAtccaggagggcaggggaggaaagtAACCCATTCTACCTGGAGGGGCAGGTTCTTCCAAGCCACCACCACCGCCACCCCCGTCCCCACCCTCCCCAGTGAGCATCAGGCAGCTCTCTAGGAATTTTAAACCCCTTGGAGCCTGGTGGGTTCAGGAGCAAGGACAAGCCCCCTTAGCCCCTGAGGCAGGAAATAAACTTTGAGGGGGTTCTTTGGTTCAGAGAGACTTCTCAGGTATCTAATCCCCCTGGCTCACTCATTTCCCTGGGGAAAGATGCTGGCCTTCCATGGGATCACAAACCTTATATTAGGTTTCTACCGGCCAGACCCTCAGAAAGGATGTCTGACCTAGGGACCTCAGGAGGAGCTTAGGACTATGCCAGGGCAGCCTCTGGGGCCAGACTGTGGTGAGACAGGTCCTCCTGGGGATGTGCAATGTGAGCTGGGCCAGACTGTGCTCCCCCACCTCAGGGCAACTCACTCTGGAGTGTTGATCCAGATGATGTCCAGGTGGCAATAGTAGACACACTCCTTGTCCTTGTAGGTGAAGCACGTGCAGCGCCGGGGGCGGTGGTGCACAGAGCCACCCTCTGCCTGCTCTCCAGACCAACCGGGCCCCTGATTCTGCCCAGGACTTCCAGGATTTGTTCCTTCACCAGGGTCAGCCACAGTCTCTTCACAGTCACCCTCAGATCTGGTTGCAGGGGTCAGCTGGGGCACACCAGTCCTGCCAGAGCCCCCAGGCTGAAGGCAAGGAGTGAATCCTGCAGGAGGCAGATTGAGGGGCTCCTGAGCTACAGGTACAGAGGTTAGTTGCACTTTCTCTGGTCTCCAAGCTACACGAAAAGTTCTGAAAAGTTTGCAAAACTATGTGCACAGTTTCTGAAAAGTTTGCAAGTTGTTGCATAATGAAAAACTTGCAAGCTATTTTCACTCTGCAAAATCTGCAAGCTATTTGCACTGGTTGAAAACTTGCACGCATTTTACACTTTCTGAAAACTTTGCAAACATTTTGTACAGTGTCTGATTAGTTTGCAAACTTTCTGAAAAGTTCCCAACTTCATGAAAAATTGACTAATTCTCCGGAGCCTGTGGGGTAGTCCTTGCTTGCCGCTTCTGCCCTCCAGCCTGCTTGCTCCCAGTCACCTCCAGGGATGCAgttagctctctgcaacacagAACCCcctactcccccaccccccacccccgccctgcTCCTATTGTGTGCGCTCCCGCCAGGAGAGGCGCGCAGCCCCGCCTGCTTACCTGTGGCTGAGGTCACTGTGAGCCCGAAAAGGAGCCACAGCCCGGGCTCCATGAACCCCATCAGGCACCGGAGCACCTTGCCTGGAGGAGGGCCGCCTGAGGCCGAGAAAGGGTACTGGGGCTGGGCACCGCTTTCAAGTTGGGCGGATCACTGTCTGCGTCCCAGGCTCCGGCCAACAGTTGGCTGCTGCGGTCACGAACTTTCAGAGTGCGCTGCCCATCCCTGCGCAAGGCTGGCGGCTGTGGGCTCGGGCTTTTCTGGCTCCGCACCACCCCTTTCGCCTCCCCGCCCCCCGGAGGGGGCTGGAGCTGCGGCGAGGGGCCTTTGAACCCGGGGCTCACCGGGGGTCGCCTCGTAGGCACTGGGGGAGTCCGCTTGGAGCTCAGCGGCCCTAGACGCACCCAAAACAGagaggggcgggggcggggcgcgatccggtgggtggggtgggggccggGACAGCTGCCGGAAGGCCACCTCGCGCATAAGTTTATACTCGCACTCCCCGCCAGCTTGCTGTCCCAAGACCCGCAGCCCCAGATagcagccccccaccccaagaGCAATAAGATGATAAAAAGGCTGCGCATAAAGGGTGTTATCTTTTATCTCAGGGTCTAAGGGAAACATTTCTCAATGTTCACCTAATGACACCCTACCCTTGCACAGGGTGGACTTGCCAAGGGGCTGGGTGTACTTTACACTCGTGACTCATGGGCACCGAGTCACCACAGCTGGCACCCTACAGTTCAGAGTGGTAGGTGGGGCTGTGGTCCAGGAGCAAAGTCGCAAAGACTTTAGTAGCAAAGACTTTAGGTAGCGGTTCGTGGTCCCAGGGAGCCGCACTGCTCACCACTCCTGCACAGGCCATGCTCCCTCATTCAGCAAATGTCCACCCAGCATGAGTGGCCCAGGGAAGCCCTTTGCTTCCTTCCTAACTGCCAATGCTCACTACCAGAGGCTCGCCCCAGTTCCATGGCAATACTATCATTGGGGACCCCAGAGCCTCTCATTTCTAGGGCACCTGCGGTTGCAAATCTTTTGATCCTCCTCTGATAGCCAGTGGAGTTGAATATCAGCCTTGCTCACCCACTAGCCCCAGTGACCGGCTCCTAAAAGCTCTAACCCAGAAGAGGTAACCTAAGGCAAGTCCTAGAAGGCACTATGAATTCTACCCAGCTGGCTGTTGCCTCCACACACTGACTCTGAGCTCTGTATCAGGCCATGAGGAAGCCAAACCAGCCCTCCAGAGAGACTCCACGGAGCAACCTGCACGGAGAGAAACAGCCTGGCAGCTGACAGCCAAAGCCAGCCACTGGGAACAGGTGAGAAGATTGGAGTCCCAGCCTTGAAGAACTCCAACTGAGGATTTGTTCATTTGGGTGAGGACAACAATATGCCATAATGGGGGTGGCTAACACTCAGCTGGAGTGAACTTCTTGATGTAAGCAAGTTAATTTCCCTAAGAAGAACTTGGCCAGTTCTGCCATGGCTGATCTACCTGGTGGGCTGTGGGGAGGAAGGCTCAGCCCCTGGGCTGCTCCCTCCTCCAGCTCTGTGGTAAATTGTTGGCCATCACCTTGAAACCATAGAGGAGGGAGTGGGGTCTTGGGAGTCCAATCAAGGAGTCAGCAGGTGTGGCTCCTGGTGAGGGCCACTTTCTGCCTGCAGATGGTGCTTCTCATTCTCACAGAGGGGAGGGGTGAGAGCTCTCCCTGGGGGCTTCCACcaaagggcactaatcccatggGGAGGGGCTCCACCCATGACCTCACCACCTCTCAAAGCCCTCACTGCCTAACACCATCACCTTGGGGTTAGGATGCATCAGATGAACAAGAGAGGGACATTCAGGCCATATACTATTAAGATCTCTTTCCTTGGAATTAATGTCTGTCtcctacaaaataaaaaacttattgGACTGAAAGAcactgaaaaaatagaaaatttactaGTCAGCTAAAAAGAGGAAAGCAGGTGGCAGTGTCCTGGCACGACCTGACACAGGTTGGCCAGCCTCGGGTCTTGGAGTCTAGAGCACTCATCCTCACTGGCACTAAGGCAGCAAACTTGGATGAGCCCTTCAGGCTTCCGTAGGTGTGGCCAGGCTGGAGTGGGCCCTGCCCTGGGATCTCTGATGTAGGTGACATAAGGAAGTTTAAGGATAGAGAACCAAAGTACTGGGTATTAAGACCAGAGGACAGTGCACAGAGATAGAGTGTGTCCCGCTGGATGACCAGAAGAGGCAGAAATTGATTGGTCCTGAAAGTGACCTGGACACCATGATCCAACAAGTGCCCATTGTGAAGTCCAGCACCAACAAGAAAGAAGGGTCTGAGCCCTTTCCTGCCCTCCTCAATCCTTCCAGCTGGGCTCAGGAGAATGTCCAGCCGGAGTAACTCTGACATCTCTGATGAGCTCCTACTGGAGTGGGGCCGCAGGCACAGGCTTAGAGCCCTCAGCAGGCTGGGGATGAGCCAGGGTTTTGTAGTGTTGTTTTCATTGCGCTTACTTTtatgtttatcttttatttatggAAAGTAATTTGACTTTCCTCATGTGGTAGAGATAGAAATTcctttctaaattaattttcttacgTTAAAAAAGtaacctaaattaaaaatatgaaaattcatgGTAAAGGTGGTTGCAGactaggaaaaaattaaaaaaaaaattggttttccTGTGGTTGAAACCTGGAGCTTGTAGATTTGAAGGGTAGGGGCATTGAACTAAGCTGATGGGGGCGGGGGTCTGTTTTGATAGCAATGTCCCTAAGGCAGAGGAGAACGGGCACCAGGATGGGAAGTCACATTGTTCTTGAAGATAACCCTCAGGGCTGTGGAAATTAATAAGACACGGGTGATAAAGTTGAGCAAACTAGAGGTACAGATGAACTTCAAAATTCTAAATTGGGGGTGACTTTCTGGTGACTTTTACCGTAGTGTGGAAAGGCCCAGAGGAAACAGGCGGCCATTCCTCTCCACCTCATTGGTGCTGACTTAGGATGCCAGAAAATGGGCTGATCTACCTGGTGGGCTGCAGGGAGGAAGGCAGACAGCTCAGCCTCTGGGCTGCTCCCTCCTCCAGCTCTGCCTTTGTTGAATTGTTGGCCCCCACCTTGGAGCCACAGAGGAGGGTGTGGACTGCTTTTCCCACCTAGTGTCCACTCCTGGCCTATAGTTAACATCCATCTTCTTTTTGGAGGACCCATCCACCCTTTGCCCACATAGCCATGGTTGCAGTTCAGGTGGGACCTCAGTGCCTCTGAAGTCTGGGAATTCACTGTAGGCTGGTGACTGACATTTAGCCTGGGGACCTATTCTACCCTCCTGGCTACTGAGTTGGCAGCACATGTCCAGGCTGGACCAATAGAAATCAGTTTCAGGACTTCCTCTGCAACTTGAGAAAGAGGTTCTGTATTCACTGGAATATTTGTTGAGGAGAGAGACAATATAGTTAAAACTATGGATG from Ictidomys tridecemlineatus isolate mIctTri1 chromosome 5, mIctTri1.hap1, whole genome shotgun sequence includes:
- the Edn3 gene encoding endothelin-3 isoform X1 is translated as MGFMEPGLWLLFGLTVTSATGFTPCLQPGGSGRTGVPQLTPATRSEGDCEETVADPGEGTNPGSPGQNQGPGWSGEQAEGGSVHHRPRRCTCFTYKDKECVYYCHLDIIWINTPERTVPYGLSNYRGSFRGKRSLGLSPGIVQPSLGIHSRCACVGIDDKACLRFCTQTLDVSRNSRTAENPDEEEKGRARGARGGLRQRLKSRTDTTRSP
- the Edn3 gene encoding endothelin-3 isoform X2, with product MGFMEPGLWLLFGLTVTSATGFTPCLQPGGSGRTGVPQLTPATRSEGDCEETVADPGEGTNPGSPGQNQGPGWSGEQAEGGSVHHRPRRCTCFTYKDKECVYYCHLDIIWINTPERTVPYGLSNYRGSFRGKRSLGLSPGIVQPSLGIHSRCACVGIDDKACLRFCTQTLDVSSLLPTEIPGQQKTQTKKRKGGPEGPAEACVKG